A region of Hevea brasiliensis isolate MT/VB/25A 57/8 unplaced genomic scaffold, ASM3005281v1 Scaf296, whole genome shotgun sequence DNA encodes the following proteins:
- the LOC131176962 gene encoding germin-like protein subfamily 1 member 7 encodes MKGGAHFLVGFVLLALASSFASAYEPSPLQDFCVAIKDAKDGVFVNGKFCKDSMLVTANDFSFSGLNIAGNTSNQVGSNVTLLNVDKIPGLNTLGISLARIDFAPYGGLNPPHTHPRATEILIVLEGTLYVGFVTSNPNRLITKVLNAGDVFVFPIGLIHFQFNVGKTNAVAIAALSSQNPGVITIANAVFGSNPPINPDVLTKTFQLDKNVVNYLQKQF; translated from the exons ATGAAAGGAGGAGCTCATTTCCTTGTTGGTTTTGTCCTTCTGGCTTTGGCTTCGTCATTTGCCTCTGCCTATGAACCTAGTCCCCTTCAAGACTTCTGCGTGGCCATTAAGGACGCCAAGGATGGCG TCTTTGTCAATGGAAAATTCTGCAAGGACTCAATGCTTGTAACAGCAAATGATTTCTCCTTTTCGGGTCTTAATATTGCTGGAAACACATCAAATCAAGTTGGATCAAATGTAACTCTCTTAAATGTTGATAAAATACCAGGACTCAACACTCTTGGTATATCCTTAGCTCGTATTGATTTCGCACCATATGGAGGTCTAAACCCACCCCACACTCATCCTCGTGCTACAGAAATTCTAATAGTCTTGGAAGGCACCCTGTATGTGGGTTTTGTGACATCAAACCCCAATCGCCTCATTACCAAAGTTCTAAATGCAGGAGATGTTTTTGtgtttccaattggtctcattcaCTTCCAATTCAATGTTGGAAAAACTAATGCAGTAGCTATTGCTGCATTGAGCAGTCAAAACCCAGGAGTCATCACAATTGCAAATGCAGTGTTTGGATCAAATCCACCAATTAACCCTGATGTTCTCACAAAGACATTCCAACTCGACAAGAATGTAGTGAACTATCTTCAGAAACAATTCTAG
- the LOC131176959 gene encoding germin-like protein subfamily 1 member 13: MKGAHFLVAFVLLALSSSFAFAFDPSPLQDFCVAINDPKDGVFVNGKFCKDPMLATANDFSFSGLNIPGNTSNQVGSNVTLLNVDKIRGLNTLGISIARIDFAPYGGLNPPHIHPRATEILVVLEGTLYVGFVTSNPNRLITKVLNAGDVFVFPIGLIHFQFNIGNTNAVAIAGLSSQNPGVITIANAVFGSKPPINPDVLAKAFQLDKNVVNYLQKQFWVNNH; encoded by the exons ATGAAAGGAGCTCATTTCCTAGTAGCTTTTGTCCTACTGGCTTTGTCATCCTCCTTTGCCTTTGCCTTCGACCCTAGTCCTCTTCAAGACTTTTGTGTTGCCATCAATGACCCCAAGGATGGTg TGTTCGTGAATGGAAAGTTCTGCAAAGACCCGATGCTTGCAACAGCAAACGATTTCTCTTTTTCGGGTCTCAACATCCCAGGAAATACATCAAATCAAGTTGGATCAAATGTAACTCTTTTAAATGTTGATAAAATACGAGGGCTCAACACTCTTGGTATATCTATAGCTCGTATTGACTTTGCACCATACGGAGGCCTAAACCCACCACACATTCATCCTCGTGCCACAGAGATTCTAGTAGTCTTGGAAGGCACCCTGTATGTGGGTTTTGTCACATCAAACCCCAATCGCCTCATTACCAAAGTTCTAAACGCAGGAGATGTTTTTGtgtttccaattggtctcattcaCTTTCAATTCAACATTGGAAATACTAATGCAGTTGCTATTGCTGGACTGAGCAGCCAAAATCCAGGAGTTATCACAATTGCGAATGCAGTATTTGGATCTAAACCACCAATTAACCCTGATGTTCTGGCTAAGGCATTCCAATTGGACAAGAATGTGGTTAACTATCTTCAGAAACAGTTCTGGGTCAACAACCATTAG
- the LOC131176963 gene encoding germin-like protein subfamily 1 member 13 isoform X1 — MKGAHFLVAFVLLALSSSFAFAFDPSPLQDFCVATNDPKDGVFVNGKFCRDPMLATANDFSFSGLNIPGNTSNQVGSNVTLLNVDKIPGLNTLGISIARIDFAPYGGLNPPHIHPRATEILVVLEGTLYVGFVTSNPNRLITKVLNAGDVFVFPIGLIHFQFNIGNTNAVAIAGLSSQNPGVITIANAVFGSNPPINPDVLAKAFQLDKNVVNYLQKQFWVNNH; from the exons ATGAAAGGAGCTCATTTCCTTGTAGCTTTTGTCCTTCTGGCTTTGTCTTCTTCCTTTGCCTTTGCCTTCGACCCTAGTCCTCTTCaagacttttgtgttgccaccaaTGACCCCAAGGATGGTG TGTTCGTGAATGGAAAGTTCTGCAGAGACCCGATGCTTGCAACAGCAAACGATTTCTCTTTTTCGGGTCTCAACATCCCAGGAAATACATCAAATCAAGTTGGATCAAATGTAACTCTTTTAAATGTTGATAAAATACCAGGGCTCAACACTCTTGGTATATCTATAGCTCGTATTGACTTTGCACCATACGGAGGCCTAAACCCACCACACATTCATCCTCGTGCCACAGAGATTCTAGTAGTCTTGGAAGGCACCCTGTATGTGGGTTTTGTTACATCAAACCCCAATCGACTCATTACCAAAGTTCTAAATGCAGGAGATGTTTTTGtgtttccaattggtctcattcaCTTTCAATTCAACATTGGAAATACTAATGCAGTTGCTATTGCTGGACTGAGCAGCCAAAATCCAGGAGTCATCACAATTGCAAATGCAGTGTTTGGATCTAATCCACCAATTAACCCTGACGTTCTGGCTAAGGCATTCCAATTGGACAAGAATGTGGTTAACTATCTTCAGAAACAATTCTGGGTCAACAACCATTAG
- the LOC131176963 gene encoding germin-like protein subfamily 1 member 16 isoform X2: MKGAHFLVAFVLLALSSSFAFAFDPSPLQDFCVATNDPKDVFVNGKFCRDPMLATANDFSFSGLNIPGNTSNQVGSNVTLLNVDKIPGLNTLGISIARIDFAPYGGLNPPHIHPRATEILVVLEGTLYVGFVTSNPNRLITKVLNAGDVFVFPIGLIHFQFNIGNTNAVAIAGLSSQNPGVITIANAVFGSNPPINPDVLAKAFQLDKNVVNYLQKQFWVNNH; the protein is encoded by the exons ATGAAAGGAGCTCATTTCCTTGTAGCTTTTGTCCTTCTGGCTTTGTCTTCTTCCTTTGCCTTTGCCTTCGACCCTAGTCCTCTTCaagacttttgtgttgccaccaaTGACCCCAAGGATG TGTTCGTGAATGGAAAGTTCTGCAGAGACCCGATGCTTGCAACAGCAAACGATTTCTCTTTTTCGGGTCTCAACATCCCAGGAAATACATCAAATCAAGTTGGATCAAATGTAACTCTTTTAAATGTTGATAAAATACCAGGGCTCAACACTCTTGGTATATCTATAGCTCGTATTGACTTTGCACCATACGGAGGCCTAAACCCACCACACATTCATCCTCGTGCCACAGAGATTCTAGTAGTCTTGGAAGGCACCCTGTATGTGGGTTTTGTTACATCAAACCCCAATCGACTCATTACCAAAGTTCTAAATGCAGGAGATGTTTTTGtgtttccaattggtctcattcaCTTTCAATTCAACATTGGAAATACTAATGCAGTTGCTATTGCTGGACTGAGCAGCCAAAATCCAGGAGTCATCACAATTGCAAATGCAGTGTTTGGATCTAATCCACCAATTAACCCTGACGTTCTGGCTAAGGCATTCCAATTGGACAAGAATGTGGTTAACTATCTTCAGAAACAATTCTGGGTCAACAACCATTAG
- the LOC131176957 gene encoding germin-like protein subfamily 1 member 7, whose protein sequence is MKGAYFLVAFVFLALSSSFAFAFDPSPLQDFCVAINDPKDGVLVNGKFCKDPMLATANDFSFSGLNIPGNTSNQVGSNVTLLNVDKIPGLNTLGISLARIDFAPYGGLNPPHTHPRATEILVVLKGTLYVGFVTSNPNRLITKVLTAGDVFVFPIGLIHFQFNIGETNAVAIAGLSSQNPGVITIANAVFGSNPPINPDVLTKAFQLDKNVVNYLQKQF, encoded by the exons ATGAAAGGAGCTTATTTCCTTGTAGCTTTTGTCTTCCTGGCTTTATCTTCCTCGTTTGCCTTTGCCTTCGACCCTAGCCCTCTTCAAGACTTTTGTGTTGCAATCAATGACCCCAAGGATGGTG TGCTTGTGAATGGGAAATTCTGCAAGGACCCAATGCTTGCAACGGCAAATGACTTCTCTTTTTCGGGTCTCAACATTCCAGGAAATACATCAAATCAAGTTGGATCAAATGTAACTCTTCTAAATGTTGACAAAATACCAGGACTCAACACTCTTGGTATATCATTAGCCCGTATTGACTTTGCACCATATGGAGGCCTAAACCCACCCCACACTCATCCTCGTGCCACAGAAATCCTAGTAGTTTTGAAAGGCACCCTCTATGTGGGTTTTGTCACGTCAAACCCCAACCGCCTCATTACCAAAGTTCTAACTGCCGGAGATGTTTTTGtgtttccaattggtctcattcaCTTTCAGTTCAACATTGGTGAAACTAATGCAGTTGCTATTGCTGGATTGAGCAGCCAAAATCCAGGAGTTATCACAATTGCAAATGCAGTGTTTGGATCTAATCCACCAATTAACCCAGATGTTCTTACCAAGGCATTCCAATTGGACAAGAATGTGGTGAACTATCTTCAGAAACAATTCTAA